In Micropterus dolomieu isolate WLL.071019.BEF.003 ecotype Adirondacks linkage group LG17, ASM2129224v1, whole genome shotgun sequence, one genomic interval encodes:
- the ppm1lb gene encoding protein phosphatase, Mg2+/Mn2+ dependent, 1Lb isoform X4, whose amino-acid sequence MLDKLSATYNEAGTTCLVALLSDKELTVANVGDSRGVLCDKDGNAIPLSHDHKPYQLKERKRIKKAGGFISFNGSWRVQGILAMSRSLGDYPLKNLNVVIPDPDIMSFDLNKLQPEFMILATDGLWDTFSNEEAVRFIRERLDEPHFGAKSIVLQSFYRGCPDNITVMVVKFKGKASEQ is encoded by the exons GTACTACATGTCTGGTGGCCCTGCTGTCTGATAAGGAGTTAACAGTGGCCAACGTCGGAGACTCGCGTGGAGTTCTTTGCGATAAAGATGGCAACGCCATTCCTCTCTCTCATGACCACAAACCTTACCAGCTCAAAGAACGCAAGAGGATCAAGAAGGCTG GTGGGTTCATCAGCTTCAATGGCTCGTGGCGTGTCCAGGGCATCCTGGCCATGTCCCGCTCTCTGGGCGATTACCCCCTGAAGAACCTCAACGTGGTCATCCCTGATCCTGACATCATGTCGTTTGACCTGAACAAGCTACAGCCGGAGTTCATGATCCTGGCGACAGACGGCCTGTGGGACACCTTCAGCAACGAGGAGGCGGTTCGCTTCATCAGGGAACGACTGGACGAGCCTCATTTTGGTGCCAAGAGCATCGTCCTCCAGTCCTTCTATCGTGGTTGCCCTGACAACATCACGGTTATGGTGGTCAAATTTAAAGGCAAGGCCAGTGAGCAGTAG
- the LOC123985529 gene encoding ADP-ribosylation factor-like protein 14: MGMYGSKPRKQAQVLMLGLDGSGKTTLLYKLKYNECVVTVPTVGFNVETLETDRSSPGLTVWDVGGQKRMRPHWRHHYTDTAGLVFVVDSRDEKRLDEACKELRRVLKYESLRGVPLVVLANKQDLQGALSPEALCLKLELRRVCEGRPWFIQPCSASTGMGLEEGFRRIVYLMKTPLKQTQEDIKVKMRSKGLSVTAVKQVLLCSR, from the exons ATGGGCATGTATGGATCCAAGCCTCGTAAACAAGCACAGGTCCTGATGCTGGGTCTGGACGGCTCGGGAAAGACCACCCTGCTCTACAAACTGAAGTACAACGAGTGCGTGGTGACCGTGCCAACTGTGGGCTTCAACGTAGAGACactggagacagacaggagcaGCCCGGGCCTGACTGTGTGGGACGTTGGGGGCCAGAAGAGGATGAGGCCCCATTGGAGGCATCACTATACTGATACAGCCGGACTGGTGTTCGTAGTGGACAGCCGGGATGAAAAACGGCTGGACGAGGCCTGCAAGGAACTTCGTCGG GTCCTGAAGTACGAAAGCCTCAGAGGAGTTCCTCTGGTGGTCCTTGCCAACAAACAGGACCTACAGGGAGCTCTAAGCCCAGAAGCACTTTGCCTGAAACTGGAATTGAGAAGAGTGTGTGAGGGCAGGCCCTGGTTCATCCAGCCCTGCTCAGCCAGCACTGGCATGGGACTCGAGGAAGGTTTCAGGAGGATAGTCTATCTGATGAAGACTCCATTGAAACAAACTCAGGAGGACATTAAGGTTAAGATGAGATCTAAGGGCCTCAGTGTCACAGCTGTGAAACAAGTCTTGCTCTGCAGCAGATGA
- the kpna4 gene encoding importin subunit alpha-3 — translation MADNEKLDNQRLKNFKNKGRDLETMRRQRTEVVVELRKNKRDEHLLKRRNVPHEDICEDSDVDGDFRSQNTSLEAIVQNATSDNQGVQLSAVQAARKLLSSDRNPPIDDLIKSGILPILVHCLDRDDNPSLQFEAAWALTNIASGTSEQTQAVVQSNAVPLFLRLLHSPHQNVCEQAVWALGNIIGDGPQCRDYVISLSVVKPLLSFISPSIPITFLRNVTWVMVNLCRHKDPPPPMETIQEILPALCVLIHHTDVSILVDTVWALSYLTDAGNEQIQMVIDSGIVPHLVPLLSHQEVKVQTAALRAVGNIVTGTDEQTQVVLNCDALGHFPALLTHPKEKINKEAVWFLSNITAGNQQQVQAVIDAKLVPMIIHLLDKGDFGTQKEAAWAISNLTISGRKDQVAHLIEKQVIPPFCNLLTVKDAQVVQVVLDGLSNILKMADDEAETIANLIEECGGLEKVEQLQNHENEDIYKLAYEIIDQFFSSDDIDEDTSLVPEAIQGGTYGFNSANVPAEGFQF, via the exons ATGGCTGACAACGAGAAACTGGACAACCAGCGGCTGAAGAATTTCAAGAATAAGGGCCGTGATTTGGAG ACTATGAGAAGACAGAGGACTGAGGTGGTGGTGGAACTCAGAAAG AACAAAAGAGACGAGCACCTTCTGAAGAGGAGAAATGTGCCCCATGAGGACATCTGTGAGGACTCTGATGTCGATGGAGATTTCAGATCG caaAACACCTCTCTTGAAGCAATAGTACAA AATGCCACCAGTGATAACCAGGGTGTCCAGCTGAGTGCTGTTCAGGCTGCCAG gaAGTTGTTGTCCAGTGACCGTAACCCTCCCATAGATGACCTGATTAAGTCTGGGATCCTTCCTATACTGGTCCACTGCCTGGACAGAGATGACAA CCCATCTCTCCAGTTTGAGGCAGCCTGGGCTCTAACCAACATTGCGTCTGGTACCTCAGAGCAGACCCAAGCTGTGGTCCAGTCCA ATGCTGTGCCACTGTTCCTGAGGCTGCTTCACTCCCCTCACCAGAATGTGTGTGAGCAGGCTGTCTGGGCCCTGGGCAACATCATAG GTGATGGTCCTCAATGCAGAGACTATGTGATCAGCTTGAGTGTGGTCAAGCCCCTGCTCTCTTTCATCAGTCCCTCCATCCCCATCACCTTCCTCCGCAATGTCACCTGGGTCATGGTCAATCTTTGTCGCCACAAGGACCCTCCACCACCCATGGAGACCATCCaggag ATCCTTCCAGCTCTCTGCGTGCTGATCCACCACACTGATGTCAGT ATCTTGGTAGACACAGTTTGGGCTCTGTCTTATCTGACTGACGCTGGGAACGAGCagatccaaatggtcattgacTCTGGCATCGTTCCTCACCTGGTGCCCCTGCTCAGTCACCAGGAGGTCAAAGTTCAG ACTGCTGCCCTGAGGGCCGTTGGGAACATAGTGACTGGCACAGATGAACAGACCCAGGTGGTGCTCAACTGTGACGCTCTCGGCCACTTCCCTGCACTCCTTACACACCCGAAGGAGAAAATCAACAAG GAGGCAGTGTGGTTCCTGTCCAACATCACAGCAGGCAACCAGCAGCAGGTGCAGGCTGTCATTGATGCCAAGCTAGTTCCCATGATCATTCACCTGCTTGACAAG ggTGACTTTGGCACTCAGAAGGAAGCAGCCTGGGCCATCAGCAACCTGACAATAAGTGGGAGGAAAGATCAG GTAGCACACCTGATTGAGAAGCAGGTGATCCCCCCATTCTGCAACCTGCTGACAGTGAAGGATGCGCAGGTTGTTCAGGTTGTTCTCGACGGTCTCAGCAATATCCTCAAGATGGCAGATGACGAGGCTGAAACGATTGCTAACCTTATTGAGGAATGTGGAG GTTTGGAAAAAGTGGAGCAGCTGCAGAATCACGAAAATGAAGATATCTACAAATTGGCATACGAAATTATTGATCAGTTCTTCTCATCTGATGAT ATTGATGAAGACACCAGCCTGGTCCCAGAGGCCATCCAGGGTGGAACTTACGGCTTTAACTCAGCCAACGTGCCAGCCGAGGGATTCCAGTTCTAG